A DNA window from Haliovirga abyssi contains the following coding sequences:
- a CDS encoding Hsp20/alpha crystallin family protein produces MGDRYHGHFGDTKILKDEFSKLLDDFFDLKKEGLQEYDFLPAMDVYEAESNVVIEIELPGVKRENIDIEFNNGIITISGIKESKKVNENALFHRIERNYGKFQRNIKVESKIIEDKIDAKLENGILMVFLPKKEDNKIIINLND; encoded by the coding sequence ATGGGAGATAGATATCATGGACATTTTGGAGATACAAAAATATTAAAAGATGAATTTTCAAAACTATTAGATGATTTTTTTGATTTAAAAAAAGAGGGGCTTCAAGAATATGATTTTTTGCCTGCTATGGATGTTTATGAAGCTGAAAGTAATGTTGTAATAGAAATAGAACTTCCAGGAGTAAAAAGAGAGAATATAGATATTGAATTTAATAATGGTATAATAACTATTAGTGGAATAAAAGAATCTAAAAAGGTTAATGAAAATGCTTTATTTCACAGAATAGAAAGAAATTATGGTAAATTTCAAAGAAATATTAAAGTTGAAAGTAAAATTATTGAAGATAAAATTGATGCAAAATTAGAAAATGGTATTTTAATGGTATTTTTGCCAAAAAAAGAAGATAATAAGATAATAATTAATTTGAATGATTAA
- the carB gene encoding carbamoyl-phosphate synthase large subunit: protein MAKRTDIKKILVIGAGPIVIGQACEFDYSGTQACKALKEEGYEIVLINSNPATIMTDPEMADATYIEPIRADIIEKIIAKERPDAILPTIGGQTALNMAVELAEKGILEKYNVELIGAKLETINKAEDRELFKEAMEKLGYKMPKSGFANNLDMAHKLLEMVGFPAIIRPSFTLGGTGGGIAYNIDEFNEIVLDGIDSSPINQVLIDQSILGWKEYELEMMRDKNDNVVVICSIENIDPMGVHTGDSITVAPAQTLTDKEYQNLRNMSIEILREIGVDTGGCNVQFSVNPENGEVMIVEMNPRVSRSSALASKATGFPIAKIAAKLAVGYTLDEIKNDITKETYAAFEPTIDYVVTKIPRWAFEKFKGANEILTTKMKSVGEVMAIGRTFKESLQKALRGLEIGRFGLGADGKDVIPTESELVENLVVPNKDRIFYLRYGFKFFNKTVEDLYNLTKIDRWYLYQIRDIVRLEEEIEKFDLDNMSVELMRKAKEYGFSDVQLAYLLETDEDKVRAKRKDMKIDVTYKMVDTCAAEFKAYTPYLYSSYESECEANPTKNKKIMILGGGPNRIGQGIEFDYCCCHASFALQEDGYETIMVNSNPETVSTDYDTSDRLYFEPLTKEDVLNIIETEKPDGIIVQFGGQTPLNLSGKINDISGVKIIGTSPDSIDMAEDRDRFGEMLNKLGVLQPKNGIAKSVREAENVAGIIGFPIIVRPSYVLGGRAMQVVYDMSSLRHYMETAVSVSPEHPVLIDSFLEGAIEVDVDALCDGDDVVIGGIMEHIEEAGIHSGDSACMLPTQNLTENVLDTIKDYTKKMALELNVVGLMNVQYAVKDEKVYVLEVNPRASRTVPFVSKATGRPLAKIASRLMVGKKLKELGITEEIIPKHVAVKEAVFPFVKFPEVDPKLGPEMRSTGEVMGIDLSVGRSFYKAQYAINENFPLSGSVYVSVADEDKAGILEVVKQFSALNFKIYASRGTARYLIENGINKLEVINKLKEGRPNIVDYIKNNKINLIINTTKGKNARGDGEIIRKNAVTNGIFYATTIAGAKETIDAIKEKVEKGINVFSLQEYYKR from the coding sequence ATGGCAAAGAGAACAGATATTAAAAAAATTCTAGTAATAGGTGCAGGACCTATCGTTATAGGACAGGCATGTGAATTCGATTATTCTGGGACACAAGCTTGTAAAGCTTTAAAAGAGGAAGGATATGAAATTGTATTAATAAATTCAAATCCAGCAACTATAATGACAGATCCAGAAATGGCAGATGCTACTTATATTGAACCAATAAGAGCAGACATAATTGAAAAAATTATAGCTAAAGAGAGACCTGATGCAATCTTACCAACTATTGGAGGACAAACTGCACTTAATATGGCAGTAGAACTTGCAGAAAAAGGGATATTGGAAAAATATAATGTAGAATTAATAGGAGCAAAATTAGAAACAATAAATAAAGCAGAAGATAGAGAACTATTTAAGGAAGCTATGGAAAAATTAGGATATAAAATGCCAAAATCAGGATTTGCAAATAATTTGGATATGGCACATAAATTATTAGAGATGGTAGGATTTCCGGCAATTATTAGACCTTCATTTACATTAGGGGGAACAGGTGGTGGAATAGCATATAATATAGATGAATTTAATGAAATAGTTTTGGATGGAATTGACTCAAGTCCAATAAATCAAGTCTTAATAGATCAATCTATATTAGGATGGAAAGAATATGAACTTGAGATGATGAGAGATAAAAATGATAATGTAGTGGTAATATGTTCTATTGAAAATATAGATCCAATGGGAGTGCATACAGGAGATAGTATTACTGTTGCACCAGCACAAACATTAACAGATAAAGAATATCAAAATTTAAGAAATATGTCTATTGAGATTTTAAGAGAGATAGGAGTAGATACTGGTGGTTGTAATGTTCAATTTTCTGTAAATCCTGAAAATGGAGAAGTTATGATAGTAGAAATGAACCCTCGTGTTTCGAGATCATCAGCACTTGCCTCAAAAGCGACAGGATTCCCTATTGCAAAGATAGCAGCAAAATTAGCTGTTGGATATACTCTTGATGAGATAAAAAATGATATAACAAAAGAAACTTATGCGGCATTTGAACCAACAATAGATTACGTTGTAACTAAAATACCAAGATGGGCATTTGAAAAATTTAAAGGTGCTAATGAGATATTAACTACAAAAATGAAATCTGTTGGAGAAGTAATGGCAATAGGTAGAACATTTAAAGAATCATTACAAAAAGCTTTAAGAGGCCTTGAAATAGGAAGATTTGGGTTAGGAGCAGATGGAAAAGATGTTATTCCTACTGAAAGTGAATTGGTAGAAAATTTAGTAGTGCCTAATAAAGATAGAATTTTTTATTTGAGATATGGATTTAAATTTTTTAATAAAACAGTAGAAGATCTGTATAATCTTACAAAAATAGATAGATGGTATTTATATCAAATTAGAGATATAGTTAGATTAGAAGAAGAGATAGAAAAGTTTGATTTGGATAATATGTCTGTAGAATTAATGAGAAAAGCAAAAGAATATGGATTTTCAGATGTACAATTGGCATATTTATTAGAAACAGATGAAGATAAAGTTAGAGCTAAAAGAAAAGATATGAAGATAGATGTAACTTATAAAATGGTAGATACTTGTGCAGCAGAATTTAAAGCATATACTCCATATTTATATTCAAGTTATGAAAGTGAATGTGAGGCTAATCCAACAAAAAATAAAAAAATAATGATTTTAGGTGGAGGGCCAAATAGAATTGGACAAGGTATAGAATTTGATTATTGTTGTTGTCATGCTTCATTTGCATTACAAGAAGATGGATATGAAACTATAATGGTAAATTCAAATCCAGAGACAGTTTCAACTGATTATGATACATCAGATAGATTGTATTTTGAGCCATTAACAAAAGAAGATGTACTTAATATAATAGAAACAGAAAAACCAGATGGAATAATTGTACAATTTGGGGGACAAACTCCATTAAATTTATCAGGAAAAATAAATGATATATCTGGAGTTAAAATAATAGGGACTTCGCCTGATAGTATTGATATGGCAGAAGATAGAGATAGATTTGGAGAAATGTTAAATAAATTGGGAGTATTACAACCTAAAAATGGTATTGCAAAATCAGTAAGAGAAGCAGAAAATGTAGCTGGTATAATAGGATTTCCGATTATAGTTAGGCCATCATATGTATTGGGTGGAAGAGCAATGCAAGTAGTGTATGATATGAGTTCTTTGAGACACTATATGGAAACAGCAGTTTCAGTATCGCCAGAGCATCCAGTATTGATAGATAGTTTTTTAGAGGGAGCAATAGAAGTTGATGTTGATGCTTTATGTGATGGAGATGATGTAGTTATTGGTGGAATAATGGAACATATAGAAGAAGCTGGAATACATTCTGGAGATAGTGCTTGTATGTTGCCAACTCAAAATTTAACTGAAAATGTTTTAGATACAATTAAAGATTATACAAAAAAAATGGCATTAGAATTAAACGTAGTTGGGCTTATGAATGTACAATATGCAGTGAAAGATGAAAAAGTATATGTATTGGAAGTAAATCCAAGAGCAAGTAGAACAGTACCATTTGTAAGTAAAGCCACAGGAAGACCTTTAGCTAAAATAGCTTCAAGATTAATGGTAGGGAAAAAATTAAAAGAATTAGGGATTACAGAAGAGATTATTCCAAAACATGTAGCAGTAAAAGAAGCAGTTTTTCCATTTGTAAAATTCCCAGAAGTTGATCCTAAATTAGGGCCTGAAATGAGATCTACAGGAGAAGTAATGGGAATTGATCTAAGTGTAGGAAGAAGTTTTTATAAAGCACAATATGCAATTAATGAAAATTTTCCACTTAGTGGTTCTGTATATGTCAGTGTAGCTGATGAAGATAAAGCAGGAATATTAGAAGTAGTTAAACAGTTTTCGGCACTTAATTTTAAAATATATGCTTCAAGAGGAACAGCTAGATATTTAATAGAAAATGGAATAAATAAGCTTGAAGTTATAAATAAATTAAAAGAAGGAAGACCAAATATAGTAGATTATATTAAAAATAATAAAATTAATTTAATAATAAACACAACAAAAGGTAAAAATGCAAGAGGAGATGGAGAAATAATTAGAAAAAATGCTGTTACAAATGGAATTTTTTATGCAACAACAATAGCAGGAGCGAAAGAAACAATTGATGCTATAAAAGAAAAAGTTGAAAAAGGGATAAATGTATTTTCGCTACAAGAATATTATAAGAGATAA